The Thermodesulfobacteriota bacterium DNA segment GGATGTGGCAATCACCCTTGCGCCAGAAATCTTGGCGAACTGTAGCGCAAAGATGGAAACCCCTCCCGTGCCCAGCACCAGCACTGTATCGCCAGGCTTCAGGCCACCCGAGGTGATCAGCCCATTCCATGCAGTTACCGCCGCGCAGGGCAATGTGGCTGCCTCTTCGTATGACAGATGTTCCGGGACGCGTACCAATCCGTCTTCGTGGAATAAAACGTATTCGGCGAGCACACCGTCAATAGCACCGCCCAAAGCTGACTTCGCTTTGCTCTCATCAAGCTGTCCGGATATCCAGGTCTGCATGTAGATGCCGGCGACCCGGTCTCCAGGTTTGACGTGTGTTACGCCATCTCCGGTTTCGACAACTTCGCCTGCGCCATCAGAGCAGGGAACGAGACCCGGGGGAAGATTTCGGCTGTAGGCACCCTTGACCACCAGCAAATCGCGGTAGTTGAGCGATGCTGCTTTTATCTTCACCAGTACCTGTCCGTATCCTGGCTTTGGGTCCGGGCGCTCGGCAAGTATCAGGGAGTCAATACCAGATGCTTGTTTTATCTCAAAGGCTTTCATGCTTCCCTCCTGTCAA contains these protein-coding regions:
- a CDS encoding NAD(P)-dependent alcohol dehydrogenase, whose amino-acid sequence is MKAFEIKQASGIDSLILAERPDPKPGYGQVLVKIKAASLNYRDLLVVKGAYSRNLPPGLVPCSDGAGEVVETGDGVTHVKPGDRVAGIYMQTWISGQLDESKAKSALGGAIDGVLAEYVLFHEDGLVRVPEHLSYEEAATLPCAAVTAWNGLITSGGLKPGDTVLVLGTGGVSIFALQFAKISGARVIATSSSDEKLERVKQLGTSDGINYKSTPDWDKRILEITGRRGVDHVVEVGGVGTLPKSLRAVRMGGHISLIGVLTGAGEANPLPAVMKNIRIQGIYVGSREMFEAMNSAITLNQLHPVIDRVFSFEESKEAFRYMESGAHFGKVVIRL